In Melospiza melodia melodia isolate bMelMel2 chromosome 11, bMelMel2.pri, whole genome shotgun sequence, the following proteins share a genomic window:
- the LOC134423254 gene encoding cytochrome c oxidase assembly factor 7: protein MAGFINFADEEEVRAYLENLHVEYSYQCFKEKDPDGCQRFADYLDAVRKDFAAAARVLRDNCEVHGHSESCYKLGAYQALGKGGLSPDLKAAYKSFIKSCEKGGKKSANACHSAGLLAQDGRANGDQPDPAAARDYYTKACDGNFAPSCFNLSVIYLQGAPGVPKDMSSALKYSLKGCELGHVWACANASRMYKLGDGVEKNDAKAEDLKNRAKQLHKEQKEAENSLTFGE, encoded by the exons ATGGCCGGCTTCATCAACTTCGCGGACGAGGAGGAGGTGCGGGCGTACCTGGAGAACCTGCACGTGGAGTACAGCTACCAGTGCTTCAAGGAGAAGGACCCGGACG GCTGCCAGCGCTTCGCCGATTACCTGGACGCTGTCAGGAAGGACttcgcggcggcggcgcgggtgCTGCGCGACAACTGCGAGGTGCACGGGCACAGCGAGAGCTGCTACAAACTGGGGGCCTACCAGGCCCTCGGCAAAG GTGGACTCAGCCCAGATTTGAAAGCTGCCTACAAATCCTTCATCAAGTCGTGTGAGAAAGGTGGGAAGAAGTCAGCAAATGCATGTCACAGCGCTGGGCTGCTGGCCCAGGACGGGAGAGCCAACGGTGATCAGCCTGACCCTGCTGCTGCTCGAGACTATTACACAAAAGCCTGTGATGGCAATTTTGCTCCCAGCTGCTTCAACCTGAGTGTGATATACCTGCAGGGAGCACCTGGGGTCCCCAAGGACATGAGCAGTGCCTTGAAGTACTCGCTGAAGGGCTGTGAGCTGGGGCACGTGTGGGCTTGTGCCAACGCCAGCCGCATGTACAAACTGGGAGATGGCGTTGAGAAGAATGATGCCAAGGCAGAGGATCTGAAAAACAGGGCAAAACAATTGCATAAAGAACAGAAAGAAGCTGAAAATTCTCTAACATTTGGGGAGTAA
- the LOC134422732 gene encoding uncharacterized protein LOC134422732, producing MAALGHAAIAAAPPVSAERSIRHRPRGRPFPARPCRTRARLRPLRPPVPAPPPPASPGPWPAAPPVTPQPLFASVPLQLLSLLLCAPRVIGNSEGSAVLSDNTLLELYFQSLRHPMRIPDV from the coding sequence ATGGCCGCGCTGGGTCACGCCGCGATCGCGGCGGCGCCTCCGGTGAGCGCCGAGCGCTCGATTCGGCAccgcccccggggccgcccctTCCCCGCCCGCCCGTGCCGTACCCGGGCCCGCCTCCGCCCGCTGCGACCGCCCGTACCGGCCCCGCCTCCGCCCGCTTCTCCTGGCCCTTGGCCGGCCGCTCCTCCAGTCACTCCCCAGCCTCTCTTCGCGTCCGTTCCCTTACAGCTCCTCTCGTTACTTCTGTGCGCTCCCCGGGTCATCGGGAACTCTGAGGGTTCAGCAGTTTTAAGCGATAACACACTGCTAGAACTTTACTTTCAGAGTTTGCGCCATCCTATGCGTATTCCCGATGTCTGA